The Enterococcus rotai genome includes a window with the following:
- a CDS encoding helix-turn-helix domain-containing protein, whose product MEIGPLLKKIRNSKNMTQESLATGIISRSHLSELENSNYYCSYDKFILLLRKLNVSLMEFEELLNQSIFFEEESLLKKLMQANNSQNERDLKMVQKKINSYIKKSNNPSSRIIHAQILCEAIIEYRKHGKICNPERFAPLKEYLTACNDWGYYEINLLNNSLFVYDVDTAITLSSSLIMNCQKTQSVMTKEVLILTLINMSDYLLKLDLNRESLKYSRLAIKLCENTNRLFEKCLASINAALAQTKIDKSPQPKIETWIEFLRFSGYHDLANQIDKEVADIVLD is encoded by the coding sequence ATGGAAATTGGACCATTACTAAAAAAAATACGTAATAGCAAGAATATGACTCAAGAATCATTAGCTACTGGTATCATCTCAAGAAGTCACCTTTCAGAATTAGAGAACAGTAACTACTATTGCTCTTACGATAAATTTATTTTGTTACTTAGAAAATTAAATGTCAGTTTAATGGAGTTTGAAGAACTTTTAAACCAAAGTATTTTTTTTGAAGAAGAATCGCTTTTAAAAAAACTAATGCAAGCAAACAATAGTCAAAACGAACGTGACCTAAAAATGGTTCAAAAAAAAATAAATTCTTACATTAAAAAAAGTAATAACCCCTCTTCTAGAATAATACATGCTCAAATTCTTTGTGAAGCCATTATTGAATATCGGAAACACGGAAAAATATGTAATCCTGAGAGATTTGCACCGCTAAAAGAATACCTAACCGCTTGTAACGATTGGGGCTATTATGAAATAAATTTACTTAATAACTCTTTATTTGTTTATGATGTTGATACTGCTATAACCCTTTCATCTTCCCTCATTATGAATTGCCAAAAAACTCAATCAGTAATGACAAAAGAAGTTTTAATTTTGACCTTGATTAATATGAGCGATTATCTGTTAAAATTAGATTTAAATAGAGAATCTTTAAAATATAGCAGACTAGCTATTAAATTATGTGAAAATACAAACAGGTTATTTGAAAAATGTCTTGCTTCAATCAATGCCGCACTTGCTCAAACAAAAATAGATAAGTCTCCCCAACCCAAAATAGAGACATGGATTGAGTTCCTTCGTTTTTCTGGCTACCATGATTTAGCAAATCAGATTGATAAAGAAGTTGCTGATATTGTTTTGGATTAG
- a CDS encoding endonuclease NucS domain-containing protein, producing MESQIRDYLAENLNFLSDELSLIGKEYLLPNNDGTKGYVDLLAKDKQGNYVIIEIKRSNQAARQALHEIFKYSALLKRNLYIKQSEIRVILISTTWDELLVPFSQFVLETDLLVEGYEIEVNNNFIPIAKRKIKPLPNPIQRKISRIQHIFLYESKRCIDDELSIIGYLLEQVGIKEYILLNLNYQGTNNQVIYPKGIYLAFQKVPISNYIEFCKKQSKHDLIDYENLYEKLLEIEQYCDGEELQGEIEQAILGEVINRSYCDTSEIGYPEKFLNMLNSDWKIEHHVCGGSFAKDHLYTVNKIVQDTAGLNDTNYVFFYDYANSNYLAKLKEVFSTAKNAFYGNKIWKQHFTCIFNELEENYDNYTIFVSMTNPESILECIIYGIEPTYEIMIDHKDYESAQIYRGNIEYNFKEISLKDILLQHFNNDPMMLFIVLNYGELYMQEMDIMKDIGLKYVSKRYDISDDKTECYDVRISEYGEIFYTPCEEKILFQDYLNYDQFLVSDLKELFSSYIVKL from the coding sequence ATGGAGTCCCAAATTCGGGATTATTTAGCAGAAAATTTAAACTTTTTATCGGATGAACTAAGTTTAATTGGAAAAGAATACTTATTACCCAATAATGATGGGACAAAAGGATATGTAGATTTACTAGCTAAAGATAAGCAAGGGAACTACGTGATTATTGAAATAAAAAGAAGTAATCAAGCTGCACGACAAGCGTTACACGAAATTTTCAAATATTCAGCTTTATTAAAAAGAAATCTATATATTAAGCAAAGCGAAATTAGAGTTATCTTAATTTCTACAACTTGGGATGAATTATTGGTTCCTTTTTCTCAATTTGTATTAGAGACTGATTTACTAGTTGAAGGTTATGAGATCGAAGTCAATAATAATTTCATACCAATAGCTAAAAGAAAGATAAAACCACTACCTAATCCTATTCAAAGAAAAATATCAAGAATTCAACATATTTTTCTCTATGAATCCAAACGTTGTATAGATGATGAATTATCAATAATAGGTTATCTTTTAGAACAAGTGGGTATTAAGGAATATATTTTATTAAATCTAAATTATCAAGGCACAAATAATCAGGTTATCTATCCAAAAGGAATATATCTAGCTTTCCAAAAAGTACCAATTAGTAATTATATAGAATTTTGTAAAAAGCAGAGTAAACATGACTTAATAGATTATGAAAATTTATATGAAAAATTATTAGAAATAGAGCAATATTGTGATGGAGAAGAATTACAGGGAGAGATAGAACAAGCAATATTAGGGGAGGTAATCAACCGATCATATTGTGATACATCTGAGATTGGCTATCCAGAGAAATTTTTGAATATGTTGAATTCTGATTGGAAGATTGAGCATCATGTTTGTGGAGGATCTTTTGCTAAAGACCATTTATATACAGTAAATAAAATAGTTCAAGATACAGCAGGGTTAAACGATACAAACTATGTTTTCTTTTATGATTACGCCAATTCTAACTATTTGGCAAAACTGAAAGAGGTGTTTAGCACTGCAAAGAATGCTTTTTACGGTAATAAAATTTGGAAGCAACATTTTACTTGTATTTTTAATGAATTAGAAGAGAACTACGACAACTATACGATTTTTGTTTCTATGACAAATCCTGAAAGTATATTGGAATGTATAATATATGGAATAGAACCTACATATGAAATTATGATAGATCATAAAGATTATGAATCAGCGCAAATATATCGAGGAAATATAGAATATAATTTTAAAGAAATATCTTTAAAAGACATTTTATTGCAGCATTTTAATAATGACCCCATGATGTTGTTTATTGTACTAAATTATGGAGAATTATATATGCAAGAAATGGATATAATGAAAGATATCGGACTAAAATATGTTAGTAAGAGATATGACATTTCTGATGATAAAACAGAATGTTATGATGTACGTATTTCAGAATATGGAGAGATATTTTATACTCCTTGTGAAGAAAAAATACTCTTTCAGGATTATTTGAACTACGATCAATTTTTAGTTTCAGATTTAAAAGAACTTTTTTCAAGTTATATTGTAAAATTATGA
- a CDS encoding SUMF1/EgtB/PvdO family nonheme iron enzyme: protein MMKAKIEANTYQKFISEIQDFYPKKTFGYFFSKEDEEIATDYYIFSEDSRKEENVMERFNKFGKYYENNLNAGFLSSIQESVAIEKYIIKNKLKKIGVFHTHLRHPPIFTKVDAEFHPSENFWHLIISLRNAQKPTIKIFEILSNVNFNEIPVILCDQSRNIVSIKGYGRQKVLNSSLLKMSINNQISDCFTIEDFAKCGELFISKTMITNEQYKRVFKNHQYNIGEEKFPVVNITWYEAQYFCEVTDTELLTKEEWELYADDQLDPFDYEHHNEAFMKVALYSENSKNQLQQVATLKPNQYGLYDMQGNAWEWCACFESKTEVANTKGGSYFAFPEMCRKTVDQLEDKDYFARDLGFRVKRRNV, encoded by the coding sequence ATGATGAAAGCAAAAATTGAAGCTAACACATATCAAAAATTTATTTCAGAAATACAAGATTTTTATCCTAAGAAAACGTTCGGCTATTTTTTTTCAAAAGAAGATGAAGAAATTGCAACTGATTATTATATTTTTAGTGAAGACTCAAGAAAAGAAGAAAATGTGATGGAGAGGTTTAATAAATTTGGTAAATATTATGAAAATAATCTCAATGCCGGTTTTCTGTCATCAATTCAAGAAAGTGTAGCTATTGAAAAATACATCATTAAAAATAAATTGAAAAAAATTGGTGTTTTCCATACTCATTTAAGACATCCACCGATTTTCACAAAAGTAGATGCAGAATTTCATCCAAGCGAAAATTTTTGGCATTTGATTATTAGTTTAAGAAATGCCCAAAAACCAACAATAAAGATCTTTGAGATTCTTAGCAATGTTAACTTTAATGAGATACCTGTTATTCTATGTGATCAATCAAGAAACATAGTATCGATAAAAGGATATGGACGACAAAAAGTATTAAATAGTTCTTTGCTAAAAATGTCAATTAATAATCAAATATCAGATTGTTTCACAATAGAAGATTTTGCAAAATGTGGAGAATTATTCATTTCAAAAACAATGATAACAAATGAACAGTATAAGAGAGTATTCAAAAATCATCAATATAATATTGGGGAAGAAAAATTTCCTGTAGTAAATATTACTTGGTATGAGGCACAGTATTTTTGCGAGGTAACAGATACAGAACTACTTACAAAAGAAGAGTGGGAGTTATATGCTGATGATCAGCTAGATCCATTTGATTATGAGCATCATAATGAAGCTTTTATGAAAGTTGCACTTTATAGTGAAAATTCAAAAAATCAATTACAACAAGTAGCTACTTTAAAGCCAAATCAATACGGTTTGTATGATATGCAAGGTAATGCTTGGGAATGGTGTGCATGTTTTGAATCAAAAACTGAAGTTGCGAATACAAAAGGAGGAAGCTATTTTGCTTTTCCTGAAATGTGTAGAAAAACTGTGGATCAATTGGAAGACAAAGATTATTTTGCAAGAGATTTAGGATTTAGAGTAAAAAGGAGGAATGTATGA
- a CDS encoding HesA/MoeB/ThiF family protein, whose amino-acid sequence MRYERQLLMSQIGETGQKSLKESSVAVIGAGGLGSPILLYLTAAGIGNICIIDDDILEVSNLNRQIIHNEHRLGEAKALSAEKSLNKLNSTTKILSNQVRLTKENILEVIGKPDLIIDAVDNVETRVLLNKFSLKYHIPIVFGAVESMTGYLLYVDPNKANTPCYECLFPKDQKTTQKKVPIIGCTAGVVGSWQASEAIKILTGQKMNTELIYINLENNQIQKIAVQQRKNCMCNQYRHQDNQEI is encoded by the coding sequence ATGCGATATGAGCGTCAGTTATTAATGTCCCAAATAGGTGAAACAGGGCAAAAAAGCTTAAAGGAGAGTTCGGTTGCTGTGATAGGTGCCGGAGGGCTAGGTTCACCCATACTATTGTACTTAACCGCTGCGGGCATTGGCAATATCTGTATTATAGATGATGATATTTTAGAAGTCTCAAATTTAAATAGACAAATCATACACAATGAACATAGGCTGGGGGAAGCTAAAGCTCTTTCAGCAGAAAAATCGTTGAATAAACTTAATTCAACTACAAAGATTTTAAGTAATCAGGTCAGATTAACAAAAGAAAATATATTAGAAGTTATTGGCAAGCCAGATTTAATAATCGATGCCGTTGATAATGTTGAAACACGAGTATTACTAAATAAGTTTTCACTTAAATATCACATTCCAATTGTTTTTGGGGCTGTAGAATCAATGACAGGATACCTTTTATATGTCGACCCTAACAAAGCAAACACGCCTTGCTACGAATGCCTTTTTCCAAAAGACCAGAAAACAACTCAAAAAAAAGTCCCCATCATAGGGTGTACAGCTGGTGTTGTAGGGTCATGGCAAGCTTCAGAGGCTATAAAGATCTTGACAGGGCAAAAAATGAATACTGAATTAATTTACATTAATCTTGAAAATAATCAGATTCAAAAAATTGCAGTTCAGCAGAGGAAAAATTGCATGTGTAATCAATATAGACATCAAGATAACCAAGAGATATGA